The Victivallis sp. Marseille-Q1083 DNA window CGGGGATTCAGCGCCTGCGAAACCGTCATCAAAGAGACTCCGGTCGCTTCGGCGATATCGATCAATCTGGTTCGTTTCGTTGGCATCTTCATTTTGATTTTCTTGATATAGCGTTCTTGATATAACGTTATAAGTATAGTGGATTCCGTGAAAAAAAGCAATAGGCAAACTGAAAAAAAACAAAATTTTTTTTAATAAAATCAAAATCGGTCATTTTTTTCCGGCCGGCCGGCAGCGGCGGGAGGAGATTCTGTTGTGCGAAAAAAACACTTGCGAAAACAGTCCTGCAGCCGGAATTTTAGGAAAATCGCCGGAGTGTTGATGTGATAATTACACAATAGAACTCTAAAATTCAGCAAAAAAACTGCACATATCATTTTTTTGTGTAAAAATAATTAAAATAATTTCAACACAGGTATTGACATTTTCTCTTTTTTTTGCTATACTAATAATCAAACCACGAAATATCGGGAAATTCGACAGATGGGTGTACAACTGAAAAGACGTCAGATGGCTGAACAATATGTTCTGGCCCTCTATCACTCCTTGAATCATGGCGAGGCGCTGCCGCCGATTCGAACCATGGTGGAAGAGAGCGGGCTCGGCCGCAGCCTGATTGAGAAGGCCATTCAGGATCTGGTTCAGCGCGGTTTGCTGGAAAGCCGGGAGCGTTCCGGCATCTACCGGACCATGATGGAACAGAAGGACGTGCCGATGGAACGGATCGTCGATGTGGTTGCCTGCAGCGAAATCGATTATATGAGCGATTCGCGGTCTTTTATCCCGGTGCTGGTCAGCAAGCTGGTCGCGTACGGCACCACGCTGCACTACGCGATGCGGGTGCACCGGGTCAACTATTTCGCCAGGTTGTCGGCTTACGAGCAGTTGATCGATAAGCAGAATTTGCAGAAGGCGTTCCTGCTGGTGCCGCATACGGAAGAAATCGTCCGTATTTTCCGGGACAGACAGGTCGGGAATGTCGTGCTGCTGCCGCGTTATTATCCCTCGCAGGGGCCGGCGGTGATCGATCCGCCGAATCTGGTCGAACGGCAATTGAAATATCTGATGGAACAGGGACACCGGAGAATCGCCTATATCCATGCCGTCGACCTGGGGTTTCCGTCGCTGTTCGCGCTGTTGTGGCGGGAGAGCTACTACCGGATGATGGCGGAAAACCAGTTGCCGGTAT harbors:
- a CDS encoding substrate-binding domain-containing protein, producing MGVQLKRRQMAEQYVLALYHSLNHGEALPPIRTMVEESGLGRSLIEKAIQDLVQRGLLESRERSGIYRTMMEQKDVPMERIVDVVACSEIDYMSDSRSFIPVLVSKLVAYGTTLHYAMRVHRVNYFARLSAYEQLIDKQNLQKAFLLVPHTEEIVRIFRDRQVGNVVLLPRYYPSQGPAVIDPPNLVERQLKYLMEQGHRRIAYIHAVDLGFPSLFALLWRESYYRMMAENQLPVCPGWVVHHSFEEKVMFKRLDGLFSTTPPPTAVVCHESSLVALYHYCAMRRLRVGQDISLVSTEGLVSDGLYPQPTVVVQSTTATVEMAWNFLLEAGDQKFNPINYIDLTVREGSSVIKKPKKEDARVFAEVFS